One Halichoerus grypus chromosome 1, mHalGry1.hap1.1, whole genome shotgun sequence genomic region harbors:
- the OLIG1 gene encoding oligodendrocyte transcription factor 1: protein MYYALSQARVNAAPATMLRPQRPGDVQLGASLYELVGYRQPPSSSSSTSSSSSTAAPLLPKAAREKPEAPAEPLGAGTGPGAHAGGGSRADAKEEQQQQLRRKINSRERKRMQDLNLAMDALREVILPYSAAHCQGAPGRKLSKIATLLLARNYILLLGSSLQELRRALGEGAGPAAPRLLLAGLPLLAAAPGSVLLAPGAVGPPDALRPAKYLSLALDEPPCGQFALPGGGAGGGAGGPGLCTCAVCKFPHLVPAGLGLAAVQAQFSK from the coding sequence aTGTACTATGCGCTTTCCCAGGCGCGCGTGAACGCGGCCCCCGCGACCATGCTGCGGCCACAGCGGCCCGGAGACGTGCAGCTCGGGGCCTCCCTGTACGAGCTGGTGGGCTACCGGCAgccgccctcctcctcctcctccacctcctcctcctcctccacggcggcccccctcctccccaaggcGGCGCGCGAGAAGCCGGAGGCGCCCGCCGAGCCGCTGGGCGCGGGAACGGGGCCCGGCGCGCACGCGGGCGGCGGCTCCCGGGCGGACGCCAAAGAGGAGCAGCAACAGCAGCTGCGGCGCAAGATCAACAGCCGCGAGCGGAAGCGCATGCAGGACCTGAACCTGGCCATGGACGCGCTGCGCGAGGTCATCCTGCCCTACTCGGCGGCGCACTGCCAGGGCGCGCCCGGCCGCAAGCTCTCCAAGATCGCCACGCTGCTGCTCGCCCGCAACTACATCCTGCTGCTGGGCAGCTCGCTGCAGGAGCTGCGCCGCGCGCTGGGCGAGGGCGCCGGGCCCGCCGCGCCGCGCCTGCTGCTGGCCGGCCTGCCCCTGCTGGCCGCCGCGCCCGGCTCCGTGCTGCTGGCGCCTGGCGCCGTGGGGCCTCCCGACGCGCTGCGCCCCGCCAAGTACCTGTCGCTGGCGCTCGACGAGCCGCCGTGCGGACAGTTCGCGCTCcccggcggcggcgcgggcggcggtgCGGGCGGCCCAGGCCTCTGCACCTGCGCGGTCTGCAAGTTCCCGCACCTCGTCCCCGCCGGCCTGGGCCTGGCCGCCGTGCAGGCGCAGTTTTCCAAGTGA